One Lacipirellulaceae bacterium DNA window includes the following coding sequences:
- a CDS encoding sulfatase, translated as MPLPLCRVSFAANDQRPPNILWIFCEDLSPFFGCYDDPVNKEHTPTIDALASEGVLFRRAYSTAPVCSASRSAIITGVMQTTTGTHQHRSSRTTDGEVVPERLRIHLPKEIKTIPELLREAGYFTFNSGKDDYNFDYDRRQLYSVGTEPNYLAGMNGWQGNKAQFSTSFTKHTWNSREDKTKPWFGQIMLWGGKANAKHVRRGEKLADDEVPLPPYFPDSPAHRESWAMHYNSVRGTDAQVEEILAQLKADRQYEGTIIFFFSDHGSNHSLRHKQFCYEGGVHIPLVIAGKQSAIKPGKVRSDLVSALDISATTLALAGLTLPDYFDGQDLFGEKFRSHDHIISARDRCDYTIDRIRTVRTEKLRYIRNYFLDRPMLQAQYRDNRPEVTELKRLHKAGKLNEYQQQHWFGTRPKEELYDLAADPHQVHNLAENPEYAGELQRHREILESWISETDDQGQYPESAEQLRATYDLWKDRTIFKAADTNPEYDQFRSSK; from the coding sequence TTGCCCCTGCCCCTGTGCAGGGTCAGCTTTGCCGCGAACGATCAGCGACCACCAAACATCCTTTGGATTTTTTGCGAAGACCTCTCCCCTTTCTTCGGTTGCTACGACGATCCCGTCAACAAGGAACACACGCCAACCATTGATGCGCTCGCTAGCGAAGGAGTTCTGTTTCGCCGTGCGTACTCAACTGCGCCGGTCTGTTCGGCCAGTCGTTCCGCGATTATTACTGGTGTCATGCAGACGACGACGGGCACTCATCAGCATCGTTCTTCGCGAACTACCGACGGTGAAGTCGTCCCAGAGCGTCTGCGGATCCACCTTCCCAAAGAGATCAAAACGATCCCCGAACTCCTACGCGAAGCAGGATACTTCACCTTCAACAGCGGCAAAGACGACTACAATTTTGATTACGACCGTAGACAGCTTTACTCCGTCGGAACCGAGCCAAATTACCTCGCAGGTATGAATGGCTGGCAGGGCAACAAAGCTCAGTTTTCGACTTCGTTCACGAAGCACACCTGGAATAGCCGTGAAGATAAGACGAAGCCTTGGTTCGGCCAGATTATGCTGTGGGGAGGTAAAGCAAACGCAAAGCATGTCCGTCGAGGGGAGAAACTAGCCGACGACGAAGTCCCTCTGCCGCCCTATTTCCCTGACTCGCCAGCGCATCGAGAATCATGGGCGATGCACTACAACTCCGTTCGCGGCACTGACGCTCAGGTCGAGGAGATACTCGCTCAACTCAAAGCAGACAGGCAATATGAAGGGACGATTATTTTCTTCTTTTCCGATCACGGCAGCAACCATTCGCTGCGCCATAAGCAATTCTGCTACGAGGGGGGCGTGCACATTCCGCTGGTGATTGCGGGCAAGCAGTCCGCGATTAAGCCAGGAAAAGTCCGTTCTGATTTAGTCTCAGCACTTGATATCTCAGCAACAACGCTTGCTCTTGCGGGCTTGACTCTACCCGACTACTTCGATGGTCAGGATCTCTTCGGTGAGAAGTTCCGTTCACACGATCACATCATTTCGGCACGTGATCGGTGCGATTACACAATCGATCGAATCCGCACCGTGCGTACCGAGAAGCTGCGCTACATTCGCAACTACTTTCTTGATCGTCCAATGCTCCAAGCACAGTATCGCGACAACCGCCCAGAAGTCACTGAATTGAAGCGGCTACACAAAGCAGGGAAGCTAAACGAGTATCAACAGCAACATTGGTTCGGTACCCGGCCGAAGGAAGAACTCTACGACTTGGCCGCAGACCCCCATCAAGTGCACAACCTCGCTGAGAATCCAGAGTACGCCGGAGAGCTACAGCGACACCGCGAGATTCTCGAGTCGTGGATCTCCGAAACCGATGATCAAGGGCAGTACCCTGAGTCCGCAGAACAGCTTAGGGCGACCTACGATCTATGGAAGGACCGAACAATTTTCAAAGCGGCGGATACGAATCCTGAATACGATCAGTTTCGGAGCTCAAAGTAA
- a CDS encoding bile acid:sodium symporter family protein, whose amino-acid sequence MAAFLNLLANLFPLWVLGFCLAALVHPPLFEWFGPYLVPGLGVIMLGMGLTLSAGDFARVLRMPRPILLGCIAQFSIMPLLGWSIATALELPNEIAVGLILVSCCPGGTASNVVTYIARANLALSLLMTMCSTFGAILLTPLLTKWLVGERLPVDAWGLFTSTVQVVLLPVIAGIALHHTVPKMVEKVTTIAPLVSVIVIALICANIMGKNAELVKTHGTQLLMAVAALHAGGFALGYCVSWAFGFGEIVRRTVSIEVGMQNSGLGTVLATKHFTNPTTNVCLAAVPCVISAVTHSVIGSVLAVWWRMTASEAAEQDDPELAE is encoded by the coding sequence GTGGCTGCTTTCCTCAATCTCCTTGCGAATCTCTTCCCACTTTGGGTTCTTGGCTTCTGCCTGGCAGCGTTGGTACATCCTCCGCTGTTCGAGTGGTTCGGGCCGTACCTTGTGCCGGGGTTAGGGGTGATCATGCTAGGGATGGGGCTCACGCTTTCTGCTGGCGACTTCGCCCGTGTGCTCCGCATGCCTCGGCCAATTCTACTGGGATGCATCGCCCAGTTTTCGATCATGCCGCTGCTGGGTTGGTCCATCGCTACGGCACTGGAGCTGCCGAACGAGATCGCCGTCGGCTTGATCCTCGTCTCTTGCTGCCCTGGAGGGACGGCTTCCAACGTCGTGACTTACATCGCCCGTGCGAACCTTGCGCTTTCTCTATTGATGACCATGTGTTCGACATTCGGGGCAATCTTGCTTACACCCTTACTGACGAAGTGGCTGGTGGGGGAGCGATTACCCGTGGATGCGTGGGGGCTGTTTACTTCTACCGTGCAAGTCGTTCTGCTGCCCGTCATCGCGGGTATTGCGTTGCATCATACGGTGCCGAAGATGGTTGAGAAGGTGACAACGATTGCACCACTGGTCAGTGTGATCGTCATCGCTCTCATCTGCGCCAACATCATGGGAAAGAACGCTGAGCTTGTGAAAACTCACGGAACGCAACTGTTAATGGCAGTTGCGGCGTTGCACGCTGGTGGATTCGCGTTAGGCTACTGCGTCTCTTGGGCGTTTGGCTTCGGGGAAATCGTACGACGTACTGTTTCGATCGAAGTCGGAATGCAGAATTCAGGGCTGGGAACGGTGCTAGCGACTAAGCACTTCACGAATCCAACAACCAATGTCTGCTTGGCTGCTGTCCCCTGTGTGATCTCTGCTGTGACGCATTCAGTGATTGGCAGCGTTCTTGCCGTCTGGTGGCGGATGACGGCTAGCGAAGCTGCCGAGCAGGACGACCCTGAGTTAGCAGAGTAA